In Trichocoleus desertorum NBK24, the following are encoded in one genomic region:
- a CDS encoding Uma2 family endonuclease → MVNSTLPQLEQKVQLSGISWQTYQALLSELSDRRLCLTYNQGNLEIMVPSPEHEFYKTLMGRFVETIAEELKIKIHPLGSTTFAREDLGRGLEPAECFYIRNQAAVKGKKRLDPTQDSPPDLVVEIDITSSSRDRMASYAALGVPEIWRYDGKVFRVYQLQNQEYQLSEASLAFPNVAIAEITRFLEQSATTDYLVVPEKPPNFLGTQTPSSMVEGVQPANSRGASKRITKKCGFEALWKLLVSLEFARE, encoded by the coding sequence ATGGTTAACTCCACACTCCCGCAACTTGAACAAAAAGTTCAGCTTTCTGGCATTAGTTGGCAGACCTATCAAGCCTTGCTGAGTGAGTTGAGCGATCGCCGTTTGTGCCTCACCTACAATCAAGGCAATCTCGAAATTATGGTTCCATCGCCTGAACATGAGTTCTACAAAACACTCATGGGTCGCTTTGTGGAAACCATAGCCGAAGAACTGAAAATCAAAATTCATCCCTTGGGTTCCACCACCTTTGCCCGTGAAGATTTAGGCCGAGGGTTAGAACCCGCTGAGTGTTTTTATATCCGTAACCAAGCTGCTGTTAAAGGCAAAAAGCGGTTAGACCCGACTCAAGATTCACCACCCGATTTAGTAGTTGAAATTGACATCACTAGTAGCTCTCGCGATCGCATGGCTTCCTATGCAGCTCTAGGTGTACCTGAAATCTGGCGCTACGATGGCAAAGTCTTCCGGGTTTATCAACTGCAAAATCAGGAATATCAACTTTCAGAAGCAAGTCTTGCTTTCCCCAATGTTGCGATCGCCGAAATCACCCGCTTTTTAGAACAGTCCGCCACAACCGATTATTTAGTCGTCCCTGAAAAACCCCCTAATTTTTTAGGCACTCAGACACCGAGCAGCATGGTAGAAGGGGTTCAGCCGGCAAATTCGCGTGGGGCAAGCAAGCGCATCACGAAAAAATGCGGCTTTGAGGCTCTTTGGAAACTCTTGGTTTCTCTAGAGTTTGCAAGGGAGTGA
- a CDS encoding aminopeptidase P family protein, whose amino-acid sequence MQIPSNSEALAPALRDRRQRLAALFNGPVVLWSGGRSSRNFPANVYPFRASSHFLYFAGLPLENAAIRLEAGKLELFIDEGTPASALWHGPTPTRDEIATAIGADAAFPLADLGMRAAGAATIPVQDTATRHQQAEVLKRSLPPANQLTGIDLALAQAIVTLRLTHDAAAIAELKQAALATVNAHRVGMAVTPGAKTEAAVRASMESVFVAQNMTCAYNSIVTVQGEVLHNEQYHHALKPGDLLLADVGAETANGWAADVTRTWPVSGKFSPTQRVLYEVVLAAHDICIAKVEPGVEYRDLHLSAALIIAAGLLDLGILRGKPEDLVAMDAHALFFPHGVGHILGMDVHDMEDLGDLAGYEAGRSRSDRFGLCYLRLDRPLRPGMVVTIEPGFYQVPAILNDPERRSRYKDVVNWDRLAQFADVRGIRIEDDVLVTESASEVLTAALPTKADAIEQLVTGE is encoded by the coding sequence ATGCAAATTCCTAGCAATTCTGAAGCGCTTGCCCCTGCCTTGCGCGATCGCCGTCAGCGTTTAGCGGCTTTGTTTAATGGCCCTGTAGTGCTGTGGTCTGGGGGCCGTAGTTCCCGCAATTTTCCCGCTAACGTATATCCGTTTCGGGCTAGCAGTCACTTCCTCTACTTCGCAGGCTTGCCGCTGGAAAACGCCGCGATTCGGCTAGAAGCAGGCAAGCTGGAATTATTTATCGATGAAGGTACGCCAGCAAGCGCTCTCTGGCATGGCCCCACCCCCACTCGTGACGAAATTGCTACGGCCATTGGCGCAGATGCTGCATTTCCCCTAGCTGATTTAGGGATGCGAGCGGCTGGAGCGGCCACAATTCCGGTGCAAGATACGGCCACTCGGCACCAACAGGCAGAAGTTCTAAAGCGATCGCTTCCTCCAGCCAATCAACTCACTGGGATTGATTTAGCGCTAGCTCAGGCGATCGTGACTCTGCGGCTAACTCATGATGCTGCGGCGATCGCGGAGTTGAAGCAAGCAGCACTCGCAACAGTGAATGCTCATCGAGTCGGAATGGCAGTCACCCCCGGTGCTAAAACCGAAGCAGCAGTGCGAGCCTCAATGGAAAGCGTGTTTGTAGCGCAGAATATGACCTGTGCCTACAACAGCATCGTCACGGTGCAGGGAGAGGTGCTGCACAATGAGCAGTATCACCACGCCCTCAAGCCAGGAGATTTGCTCTTGGCTGATGTAGGGGCAGAAACGGCTAACGGTTGGGCCGCAGATGTCACCCGGACTTGGCCTGTTTCTGGTAAGTTTTCACCTACACAACGGGTGCTGTATGAGGTGGTGCTAGCAGCCCACGATATTTGCATTGCCAAAGTTGAGCCAGGGGTGGAGTATCGTGACCTTCACCTCAGCGCCGCCCTAATTATTGCCGCAGGTCTGTTAGATCTAGGCATTCTGCGTGGCAAACCTGAAGATCTCGTTGCAATGGATGCTCACGCGCTGTTCTTCCCACATGGCGTGGGTCACATCTTGGGTATGGATGTGCATGATATGGAAGATTTGGGCGACTTGGCAGGATACGAGGCAGGGAGAAGCCGCAGCGATCGCTTTGGTCTTTGTTATTTAAGACTCGATCGCCCGTTACGTCCAGGAATGGTGGTAACGATTGAACCCGGTTTCTATCAAGTTCCTGCAATTCTCAATGACCCCGAACGGCGATCGCGCTACAAAGATGTGGTGAATTGGGATCGCTTGGCGCAGTTCGCTGATGTGCGCGGCATCCGCATTGAAGATGATGTGTTGGTGACGGAATCGGCTTCTGAGGTGTTGACGGCAGCGCTCCCTACAAAAGCAGATGCGATCGAGCAATTGGTGACAGGGGAGTAA
- a CDS encoding TetR/AcrR family transcriptional regulator, whose amino-acid sequence MRIGNRPPQSEAETRTRILQAAQKLFSRQGYDGTTTRDLAQAAAVAEGTLFRHFPNKKAILIEVATQGWIEILTDLLTELSEMGSYKAVAQVMRRRMLNLHQNMDMLRVCFMEAQFHPDLRDRIQLEVVDKMTDVAEAFFQTAMDRGVYRPMNPRIVARIFLGMFTIAGFSQDTVMGEKASPKAMQEMAEGLADIFLNGVLVKE is encoded by the coding sequence ATGCGAATTGGCAATCGACCGCCCCAATCGGAAGCAGAAACCCGGACTCGGATTCTGCAAGCTGCCCAGAAATTATTCTCGCGACAAGGTTACGACGGGACGACCACGCGAGATTTAGCCCAAGCAGCGGCGGTCGCAGAGGGAACATTATTTCGGCATTTCCCCAATAAAAAGGCAATTTTGATTGAAGTTGCCACGCAAGGATGGATAGAGATCCTGACGGATTTGCTGACCGAGCTGAGCGAGATGGGCAGCTATAAGGCAGTAGCTCAGGTGATGCGGCGACGGATGCTGAACCTGCACCAAAATATGGACATGCTGCGCGTTTGTTTTATGGAAGCGCAGTTTCACCCCGATTTGCGCGATCGCATCCAGCTAGAAGTGGTCGATAAGATGACGGATGTGGCCGAAGCTTTTTTCCAGACTGCAATGGATCGCGGTGTTTATCGACCCATGAATCCCAGAATAGTAGCTCGTATCTTCTTGGGCATGTTTACGATCGCGGGTTTTAGTCAAGATACTGTGATGGGTGAGAAGGCTTCACCCAAAGCCATGCAGGAAATGGCCGAAGGCTTGGCTGATATTTTCCTCAATGGGGTTTTGGTCAAAGAATAG
- a CDS encoding Hsp20/alpha crystallin family protein — MALVRWEPFREVNSLQREMNRLFDRLANVDEGDVTNTGAPFIPAAEIHETGDAIQLKVEVPGLEAQDLDVQVSAEAVSIRGERKSETKTQEKGVIRSEFRYGQFQRVIPLPNRIKNDEVAAEFKNGVLTLTLPKVDEEKNKVVKVNLG; from the coding sequence ATGGCACTCGTACGTTGGGAACCATTCCGAGAAGTTAACAGCCTACAACGAGAAATGAATCGGCTTTTCGATCGCCTTGCCAATGTAGATGAAGGTGATGTAACGAATACTGGAGCACCCTTTATTCCAGCCGCAGAAATTCATGAAACAGGAGATGCCATTCAGCTCAAAGTTGAAGTTCCTGGACTTGAAGCCCAAGATCTAGATGTACAAGTTTCTGCTGAGGCCGTTTCCATTCGAGGCGAGCGGAAATCTGAAACCAAAACCCAAGAAAAAGGTGTGATTCGCTCGGAATTTCGCTATGGTCAATTCCAACGGGTAATCCCGCTACCTAATCGCATTAAGAACGACGAAGTAGCAGCGGAATTCAAGAATGGTGTCCTCACTTTGACCCTACCGAAAGTTGACGAAGAGAAGAACAAAGTCGTTAAAGTCAACCTCGGCTAA